The sequence GCCAGTCCAGTTATGAAAATATTCATGACCTATAATAGATTCGATCATATGATAATCACTATCTGTCGCAGTTTGTTGATTGGCTAATACACATTTACTATTAAATACGTTCAAGCCTTTATTTTCCATTGCGCCCATATTGAAAAAGTCTACAGCAACTATCATGTAGATATCTAAATCATATTCTAAACCAAATGTATCTTCATCCCACTTCATTGACTTTTTAAGTGATTCTATTGCATGAGGAGCTTTACTTAAGTTGCCTTTATCAACAAATAGCGCAAGCTCTACATCTCTACCTGACAGGGTTTTATATGAATCACGTAAAACATCAAAATCTCCAGCAACGAGTGCAAAAAGATAACAAGGTTTTTTGAAAGGGTCTTGCCAAATAGCATAATGACGGTCTTCACCGATTTCACCTTGCTCTATTCTATTACCATTTGATAATAAATGAGGATATTTTTTATCTGCAATAATTTTGACGGTAAATGTTGCCAATACATCAGGTCTATCTTGGTAATACGTTATTTTACGAAAACCCTCAGCTTCACACTGCGTGCAATAAGCACCGCCAGACAGATATAACCCTTCTAAAGAAGAGTTAGTTCCTGGAGATATTTTTGTAATAATCAGCAGTTCAAACTCGTCTTTTTCACTACTGATAATTAGCTGCTTTTTTAATAACTGGTAGTCATCATATTTTTGTCCATCAACTTCAACAGATAACAGTTCAAGATCGACGCCATCTAAGACTAAATCTCCAAGTATCGGATTATTATTGTCACAGGAGTTGCGTTTAACTTTTGAAGTAGCACGGACTTGAGTTTGAGTATCATCAAGATCAAACTCTAAATAAATATCAGTGATTGAAAATGCAGGTTTGGCATAATCTTTTAAAAACTTAGCCGTAGGTGTTTGTATATTTGATAAGTTCATGATGTATCCGCAATGATATAAAATAAAATAGCTCCTAATGGAGCTATTTTTGAAAATATAGTTTAAATATTTTTATAATATTAAGCAGTTTGTTGTTCTTGTAAATGTTTAGGCTCTAATTTTAGGTTTTAATGCCTAAATAAGCATAAATAATAGAAAGTACTGGGTTGATAAGATTAAAGAAAGCATAAAATGCATAATCTAATGGATTTACTAATAACACTGAATGCATATATGCACCACAGGTATTCCATGGTATCAATGGACTTGTTATCGTTCCGCCATCTTCTAAAGTACGAGACAAGTTAACAGGTGCTAAACCACGCTTTTGATACTCTTCTTTAAACATACGACCTGGCATAACAATCGCCATATATTGGTCCGCCGCAATCATATTTGTACCGATACATGTCGCGACTGTTGAAGCGATTAAAGAACCTGTGCTTTTAGCTATTTTTAAAATACTGCGTACAAAAACCTCTAATAAACCTACTTTTTCCATCACAGCACCAAACATAAGCGCCATCATGATAAGCCATGTTGTATTTAACATACTGGACATTCCACCACCGCTCAGTAGCTTATCCATTTTTTCATCACCTGTTAAAACGCTAAAACCATCAAAGAAAGCGCTCCAAACAATTTTAATAGTACCTATTATAGCATTTTTATCCGCAGCCAACTGAGATGTGATTAAGTCTTGTTGAAATATAAGCGCCCATACAGCACCTAATAGGGCACCAATTGCAACTGCAGGAAAAGCAGGCATCTTCTTTAAAGCTAACGTCAATAAAACAACTAAAGGGACTAACATAATCAAACTAATATCAAAGTTAGATTGTAAAATGTCATTTATTTGATCTATTCGTGCACTATCAGTAACATTTCCGGCATTAAAACCTAAAAATGTAAATATTATAAGCGCTATGATAAAGCTAGGTACTGTAGTCCACATCATATGATGTATATGAGAAAATAAATCAGAACCTGCAACAGCAGGTGCTAAATTAGTTGTTTCTGACAATGGGGATAGTTTATCTCCGAAATAAGCGCCTGAAATAACAGCACCCGCAGTAATTGCTTCATTAAGTCCTAAACCCGCAGCTACCCCTAATAATGCAACACCAATGGTTGCAGCTGTTGTCCAAGAACTACCAATACTCATTGCAACTATGCCACATAGAATACAACTTGCAGCATAGAACCAACTAGGATTAATTAATTGAAGACCATAATAAATTAATGTTGGAACAGTGCCAGACAATAACCAAGTTCCAATTAAGGCTCCGACCATAAATAATATTAAGATAGCGCCTAGCGACAATGTAATACCCTTAATCATCGCACTTTCTAAATCAGCCCATTTGTATCCATTTTTAAGTCCAATGAGTATCGCAATACCTGAAGAAAATAATAATGCAATTTGGTTGGGGCCATAAGATGAGTTATCCCCAAAAAGATAAACTGACGAACCGAGTAATGTGATTAAAATTAAAATTGGTAGTAACGCATCAAAAAAATGTGCTTGCTTGATTTGCTTCACGTGTATTCCTCTAACTGTAATTATCGGTAATATTTAGATATAAAATTGATATCAAATATCACGCTTTATTTTTTATCGCGTCTATTTGTTAACGCTGTATCGAGTATATCAAACCTTAACTCAAAATATTGTGCATAAATATAACATTGTATTAAACATCATTTGTTATAATTTTTATTGTTAAATATCAGTGCAGTAGTTTTATAAATTAGAATTTAATATCATTTCCTTTGAATATAAAAGTACATATTTTGCATATAAAAAAAGCGCCGTAGCGCTTTTTTTGTAACAAGTTTAAAAGTTATTTTTTTACATAACGACCAAACTTAATAAAATCAGAAGTAATTAATGCAGTTTCTTCTAAGAATGGGTCCATATCAGTCAACTCATCAGGTAAGTCTTCTAATGATGTCACTTGTTTTTTATTTAAACGCATTAATCTTTTGTTAACACGAGCAAGAGTAAGTTTTTCATTTTTATCTCTTTGCTCAATACGAGTCTTTTCAACTAAAGAAATCGTTTTACGATCATTTTCTTTTTTATAACGCGCGATATCTTCAAACACATAATTAAATTCAGGTTCTGAGATGATACGGTCATCATGTTGTTTTTGTAAAAACTTAATAGCCGGTTTTAGATCAGCCATAGAAATATATTTTGCATTTCTAATGCTATCCCATGGTAAAGCATTATCTTCTTGCGATTCACCCCATTCAGCTGGGTCTATCGCTGAAGGAAATGAAATATCAGGAATAACACCTTTATGTTGGGTACTACCACCATTTATTCGATAAAACTTTGCAATCGTATACTGGATACTACCTAAGCTGTTCTCATATAAATCGTAATTTCTGCCTAAACCTCTATGCTGCTGAACTGTGCCCTTACCAAAGGTTTGTTCACCAATAACAACTGCGCGACCATAGTCTTGCATTGCCGCAGCAAATATCTCAGAAGCTGAAGCACTATATCTATCAACTAATATTGTTAAAGGGCCATCATAATAAGTGACACCATCAACATCTTTTTGTTGTTCAACACGACCATTTAAATTATGGATTTGAACTACTGGGCCTTGTTCAAAAAACAAACCCGACAATTGTGTTGCTTCATATAATGAACCGCCACCGTTTTGTCTTAAATCGATAATAATCCCATCGACATTTTGCTCTTTTAATTTTGCTAACTCTTTTTTAACATCACCAGATAAATTGTTGTAAAAACCAGGAATATCAATAACGCCAATTTTTGTATCTAAGTCTGAATAACTCGGTTTAAATACTTCAGATTTAGCAGCGCGATCTTCTAAACGAATTTTATCACGAGTAATATCTACAATTGATGGCTTGCCATGCGTATCAGCACCTTTTAAGTACTGCAAGCGAACAAGAGTACCTTTAGGCCCTTTAATTAACTCTACAACATCATCTAAACGCCAACCGATCACATCAACAAAATCTTCTTTTCCTTGAGCAACACCAATAATGCGATCATTTGACTTTATTTTTTCAGATTTATCAGCAGGGCCTCCAGGCACGAGAGAGCGAATAACAGTGTAATCTTCGTCATAGCCAAGTACTGCACCAATACCTTCAAGCTCTAGATCCATGTCCATTTTAAACTGTTCGGCACGGCGAGGTGATAAATATGAGGTATGGGCTTCAATGCTTCGCGCAAATGCATTCATTGCGATTTGAAAGGCATCTTCACTATTTGTTTGAACTAACCTTTTTAAAGTGTAGCTATAACGTTTAGTCAGTATTTCTTTAATGTCAGGCCATTCTTTACCTGTCATTTTAAGGCGTAAAGCATCATATTTAACTCTTTGACGCCATATTTCATCGAGTTCAGCCTGAGTAGTGGCCCATTTTGCCTCTTCTCGGTCGAACTTATATTCATCTTCGTTCTCAAATTTCATTTCTTTATCTAATAAAGAAATAGAATATTGATAACTATCAAAACGGCGTTTCATGCTGACATTGAAAATGTCAAAGGCAAAATCAAGTTTACCTGTACTTAACGCGTTATCGACTAGAAATCGATATTGTTCAAAACTATCAATATCCGATTTCAAAAAAATACGTTTACCGAAATCTAGCGACTCTAAATAACGGTCAAATATTTTTGTAGAAAGCTCATCATTTAAATCAATGAGCTTGTAATGGGCGCGAGTAAAGAAATTAGTCACCCTTTTGCTAGCGGTACTATGTTGGGATTCTTGTTTTAAAACAGGCAAATCTTCTAGTGTTATCGTTTCTACTTTAGCGAACGCATTTGCTGCAATAAATGCAGCTGCAAGAGGAATGAGATTAAAACATTTACTCATAGACCATCTCCTTAGATTGTGTATAGACTTTCAGCCTTAGTCTTAACTAGCATTCCAGTAACAATTACAACATGAATATCATCTTTATTGATTTCAGTGATTGTTCCGTTCACTAATGTCTGGCCTAGCTTTACTTTAACTTTAGCATTTAATTTAATTTGTTCCGCAGTTAATGCAACTATTTTACCAGAACGACGAGGCGCATTTTCATTCTTAGGCTTAGCAATTACTGGTTTAGTTCCTTTATCAGCAGATTTATTTCTAGAACCTGGCTTAAAGGACTTTTTAGCAGCATCTGTACGTGGACGTTGTTGCTTTTTACGTTTAGCAAACTTTGCACGGCTTTCTTCTAATGCTTTAGCGGCATGATCAATATGTTCTTGTTCAACTTTCTCACAATCGTTTCCATCAAGATCGATTCTGAATTCAACTTTGCTCACAGCTTCAAGGTAGCGCCAATGCGACGTATATTTACGCAATGCTTGACGAATTTGTGTCTTGCTTACGTTATCATTACCTTCAATTCTTTGAGCTATATCTTTGAAGATACCTACTTTAAGCGGTTTTATACCATCTTTTTCTTTAAAACAAACAGAAAACTCTTTGTATAAAAAGGCAAGAACAGCATTGATATCTTTTAACTTATCAGGGTTTTCTTGCACAACTTCAGTTTTAGTTTGTTCAATATCAGTTACTTCTTGTTTGATATCTGTAATTTCTTGATTGCCAGTGGTACTCATTTCTAAACCTTTTTATTCCATCTGCTCATCTAACGATGTCAGGACATGTTGATTAACCCAGTCGACCAACTCTTCGAAGTCAGTTTCTATAATAGCTGTATCGCCACGAAGATGTTGCCAAATACTATTAATTATACTATCTATTTTGTCACATGATAAGTCATCAGGAAGTTGAGCCCAAGCGATGTGGATCAACTCATTGAGATTTTCTGCAACTAATTCTTCATTTCCTTCCCAATCACCGACATCACAATCAGAAACGAGGAAATCTTGAACATTCATTAAATCTTTCATTACACTTGAGTCTCAAATTGACGTATTAGTGTTTCTAAGCCAGCTTTGTCTTCTTCATCAAAACGTGAAAGCGATGGACTATCAATATCTAAAACAGCATATATTTTACCATCTTTAATGATAGGAACAACTATTTCTGAGTTAGATTCAGCATCACAAGCGATATGTCCAGCAAAGGCATGAACATCAGCAACTAATTGCGTTTCTTTTAAAGATGCCGCAGTGCCACATACCCCTTTACCGACAGGAATACGTATGCAAGCTGGATTACCTTGAAAAGGTCCTAAAACTAACTGTTCTGGATTATCAATAAGATAAAAACCAGCCCAGTTAATATCTTCTAAAGACATGAATAGCAACGCACTTAAATTTGCCATATTCGCTATAACGTTTGGCTCACCTTCAGTAAGTGATTTTGCTTGTTCAGCTAAAGTCTGATAGAAAGCTTGTTTACTCATTTTTATAAACTAATTACTATTTAAAACACAATAATAAACAAAGGTACTCTTTGTAGGCTTTAAATGAAACCTTTATCCATCAAAAAATCCACTTAAAGTGTAAAAAACAAAAATCTTGTTTAGATTATAAACAGAGTTGATGGTGTATTTAAAAAAATGCTTATTTTGTGAACCGACGAAGACTATTTAAAAAAATACCTGCTGCAGTTAATGACATTAAGGTATTAACAAAAAATATCATTGAACTAGTTGCACTAAAGATAAATGAAAACAGTGCACCACCAAGTAAAGCAATTGTTAAAATAGCCCAATAAGTTATTTTATTTAATTTGAATAAAAATAAGTACCCTGGTACTACAAAACATCCCATAGTTAAGCCAACAATATGTGCATTTGATATCGCTGTCATAATGATATTAAAGAATATTTGACTAGTCCCATTTTCTAATGTGAGTACATAATACAAACCAATTAATATGCCAATCAATAAAGGAGAGAGCAGAGAATATATCACACTTTTAATAAGTACTGCGTTTTCAACTTTATGCTGGCCTTTAGTCTTATTTATACCTGCAGAATTCATAGTTAACCTGTTTTATAATTATTAAACCTAAGTGTTGATCATTTAATTAAGTAAGCTAAATAAGACAAAAGTCTATAATCGCAGCTTAAATATATAAAGCCGCATATAAAATAAGCGCTATAATTTTAATAACAACATTAACAATGGCTAAGTTATGAAATCTAACATTGTGATTAGTTTATTATTAATTGCCATATCTTTCCAGACATCCGCCCAAGACTTACTGGTAGCAAAGACATGCCCTGTTGTTTACAACAATACAAACATTGGTATCTTAGCATTCTCAATGCCTTGGTATCATAATGGTGGTAGCCAGGCGTCTTACATAGCAAAAGACAATGCCACAGGAATTGGTATAGAAATTCATTTTCTAACTAATAAAAATGGATTTTCTCATACTAAACATCAAAAAATATGTGATCAGTTTCGTATCATGCAATTTAGAAATACAAATGCAAAACTCCCTCGTGGTGAAGATAAAGTTCAGCTAGATATCCCAGCGACACACCCTGAACCTTTTTATGATGCTCCACCACTTGAATTTGGTCATGGTATGCATCAAACACCAATTGATCATCATGATAAACCTTGGAAAAATATAATAATGCGTGCATCAACAGTTGCTATATATGATACGCCTTTTGTCTCAGATAGTTATGGCATAGAAGGTAAAGACATTATAGTGAAATTTGAAACCTGTGTCGTATGTCGCTATTTTAAAAAGGCAG is a genomic window of Pseudoalteromonas sp. '520P1 No. 423' containing:
- the nhaC gene encoding Na+/H+ antiporter NhaC, producing the protein MKQIKQAHFFDALLPILILITLLGSSVYLFGDNSSYGPNQIALLFSSGIAILIGLKNGYKWADLESAMIKGITLSLGAILILFMVGALIGTWLLSGTVPTLIYYGLQLINPSWFYAASCILCGIVAMSIGSSWTTAATIGVALLGVAAGLGLNEAITAGAVISGAYFGDKLSPLSETTNLAPAVAGSDLFSHIHHMMWTTVPSFIIALIIFTFLGFNAGNVTDSARIDQINDILQSNFDISLIMLVPLVVLLTLALKKMPAFPAVAIGALLGAVWALIFQQDLITSQLAADKNAIIGTIKIVWSAFFDGFSVLTGDEKMDKLLSGGGMSSMLNTTWLIMMALMFGAVMEKVGLLEVFVRSILKIAKSTGSLIASTVATCIGTNMIAADQYMAIVMPGRMFKEEYQKRGLAPVNLSRTLEDGGTITSPLIPWNTCGAYMHSVLLVNPLDYAFYAFFNLINPVLSIIYAYLGIKT
- the prc gene encoding carboxy terminal-processing peptidase, encoding MSKCFNLIPLAAAFIAANAFAKVETITLEDLPVLKQESQHSTASKRVTNFFTRAHYKLIDLNDELSTKIFDRYLESLDFGKRIFLKSDIDSFEQYRFLVDNALSTGKLDFAFDIFNVSMKRRFDSYQYSISLLDKEMKFENEDEYKFDREEAKWATTQAELDEIWRQRVKYDALRLKMTGKEWPDIKEILTKRYSYTLKRLVQTNSEDAFQIAMNAFARSIEAHTSYLSPRRAEQFKMDMDLELEGIGAVLGYDEDYTVIRSLVPGGPADKSEKIKSNDRIIGVAQGKEDFVDVIGWRLDDVVELIKGPKGTLVRLQYLKGADTHGKPSIVDITRDKIRLEDRAAKSEVFKPSYSDLDTKIGVIDIPGFYNNLSGDVKKELAKLKEQNVDGIIIDLRQNGGGSLYEATQLSGLFFEQGPVVQIHNLNGRVEQQKDVDGVTYYDGPLTILVDRYSASASEIFAAAMQDYGRAVVIGEQTFGKGTVQQHRGLGRNYDLYENSLGSIQYTIAKFYRINGGSTQHKGVIPDISFPSAIDPAEWGESQEDNALPWDSIRNAKYISMADLKPAIKFLQKQHDDRIISEPEFNYVFEDIARYKKENDRKTISLVEKTRIEQRDKNEKLTLARVNKRLMRLNKKQVTSLEDLPDELTDMDPFLEETALITSDFIKFGRYVKK
- the proQ gene encoding RNA chaperone ProQ, with translation MSTTGNQEITDIKQEVTDIEQTKTEVVQENPDKLKDINAVLAFLYKEFSVCFKEKDGIKPLKVGIFKDIAQRIEGNDNVSKTQIRQALRKYTSHWRYLEAVSKVEFRIDLDGNDCEKVEQEHIDHAAKALEESRAKFAKRKKQQRPRTDAAKKSFKPGSRNKSADKGTKPVIAKPKNENAPRRSGKIVALTAEQIKLNAKVKVKLGQTLVNGTITEINKDDIHVVIVTGMLVKTKAESLYTI
- a CDS encoding GAF domain-containing protein; translated protein: MSKQAFYQTLAEQAKSLTEGEPNVIANMANLSALLFMSLEDINWAGFYLIDNPEQLVLGPFQGNPACIRIPVGKGVCGTAASLKETQLVADVHAFAGHIACDAESNSEIVVPIIKDGKIYAVLDIDSPSLSRFDEEDKAGLETLIRQFETQV